Genomic window (Aethina tumida isolate Nest 87 chromosome 4, icAetTumi1.1, whole genome shotgun sequence):
TAGGCTCAAAATGTGTTATCTGTggctcaaatttaatatttatatttcacctGTCATCTGGAAATGACATATCTAAACATACGACTGATAATCATCCATATTTTCGTATGTTTCGGAGCAGTTTACGACCCGATCAAGGTCACGGACTTCTGCGACTTCCCATGCGAGAAAGCCCAGGACAAGAACTTCCTGTGCAAAATGGGAACGGAATGCGAGGTGGTCGAAAACTGCGAGTACAGGCCGCTCGACGACAAATTCAGATTGTCCATATTGGAAAAGCACAACCAGCTGAGGAACATGTTCCCGGACGATTTGGAGAGAAGAGGCTACAAACCGAAGCCGAGCAACATGAGGGCGTTGTCGTGGGACTTGGGCCTGGAGTTCGTCGCCACCTGCGAGGTGCGGATGTGCGAGATCAAGAAACTCTTCTGCAAAACCACCAGAAGGTTCGATAACTCAGCACAAAATGAGGCGGTATAAAATTGTGGTGTTTTAGATTTAGCAGCATCGGCCAAAACTATCGGATCATCTTCCAGGACAAGCAGAACCTAACCTCCACCGACGAGTACTTCACCGACGACCACATACTGAGCCTCATCCAGGAGTGGTACGACCAAATCAACATAGTCTTCGACAACAAGCTGGAGTCGATCTTCGTGCAGTTCCACGAAATACCGCAGAAGTACTTCTCGGACTTCACGCAGATCGTGTGGGCGAGGACGTCGCACGTCGGCTGCGCCATGTCCCATCATTTCgtcaacaaaatattctttctgGTCTGCCTGTACGGGAGGACGGGCAATCGCGAAGGGCAGCCGGTCTTTCGACCCGGCTCACCTTGCGAGGGCTGCGTGGGCGTGAAATGTAACGAGGTGTACACGAATCTGTGC
Coding sequences:
- the LOC109605018 gene encoding venom allergen 5-like isoform X2, whose translation is MTYLNIRLIIIHIFVCFGAVYDPIKVTDFCDFPCEKAQDKNFLCKMGTECEVVENCEYRPLDDKFRLSILEKHNQLRNMFPDDLERRGYKPKPSNMRALSWDLGLEFVATCEVRMCEIKKLFCKTTRRFDNSAQNEADKQNLTSTDEYFTDDHILSLIQEWYDQINIVFDNKLESIFVQFHEIPQKYFSDFTQIVWARTSHVGCAMSHHFVNKIFFLVCLYGRTGNREGQPVFRPGSPCEGCVGVKCNEVYTNLCGPIEPINIDDMHGSNSKKVSMEYTFVTFVIGFNVISFY
- the LOC109605018 gene encoding venom allergen 5-like isoform X1 produces the protein MTYLNIRLIIIHIFVCFGAVYDPIKVTDFCDFPCEKAQDKNFLCKMGTECEVVENCEYRPLDDKFRLSILEKHNQLRNMFPDDLERRGYKPKPSNMRALSWDLGLEFVATCEVRMCEIKKLFCKTTRRFSSIGQNYRIIFQDKQNLTSTDEYFTDDHILSLIQEWYDQINIVFDNKLESIFVQFHEIPQKYFSDFTQIVWARTSHVGCAMSHHFVNKIFFLVCLYGRTGNREGQPVFRPGSPCEGCVGVKCNEVYTNLCGPIEPINIDDMHGSNSKKVSMEYTFVTFVIGFNVISFY